A single genomic interval of Aureliella helgolandensis harbors:
- a CDS encoding DUF456 domain-containing protein: MFLFSLMVLLTLLAIVAWAIGGLGMPGNWGIVLMALACWFFFPQEYRGYVGLLALLGIVAAALLGELLEFAASALGASRLGGSKRGAALALVGSLAGAVGGLFLGALVPPPILGSVLVSLLLGASGSFVGAAAGERWAGKDWESSLNIGSAAFWGRLLGTVGKALCGTIACGLFLIALWW, translated from the coding sequence ATGTTTTTATTTAGTCTAATGGTGTTGCTGACTCTGCTGGCAATCGTTGCTTGGGCGATAGGTGGACTAGGGATGCCGGGCAACTGGGGAATCGTATTGATGGCCCTAGCTTGCTGGTTCTTTTTCCCCCAGGAGTATCGCGGCTATGTGGGACTGTTGGCGTTGCTCGGAATCGTCGCTGCCGCACTCCTCGGCGAGCTGCTCGAATTCGCAGCTAGTGCTTTGGGAGCGAGTCGCTTAGGAGGTTCCAAACGCGGTGCGGCGCTGGCTTTAGTAGGCTCATTGGCCGGGGCCGTGGGAGGCTTGTTCCTGGGCGCTCTGGTGCCGCCACCGATTCTTGGGAGTGTTCTGGTTTCTCTCTTGCTCGGCGCCAGCGGTTCGTTCGTGGGGGCGGCCGCCGGGGAACGATGGGCCGGCAAGGATTGGGAAAGCAGCCTCAATATCGGCAGTGCTGCTTTCTGGGGACGCCTACTAGGCACAGTCGGCAAGGCTCTGTGTGGGACCATCGCCTGCGGTTTGTTCTTGATCGCCCTGTGGTGGTAA
- a CDS encoding tetratricopeptide repeat protein, which translates to MNTSHQNALQRGWQFHQQKHFAHAERIYRAVLQEDSQNANAWCYLGIALHDQRDYPAAVAAYRQALQLHPEFPIALNNLGNSLRYVGEFEESDRSFQHAIDLKPDYFNAYKNRGTLHVWTGQLDKGLLYYQQALELNPNDAELHRNLGVIYLLQGRFAEGWAEYRWRWKVGDLHRPQIAAPVWNGQDLRGKSILLTAEQGLGDTLHFVRMANLLRQHGAQTLIYCQAPLVALLQQSAELGPVFPNSLQPEGRFDFQCSLLDVADVLQIRADNVPATLPYLHASEHLRSYWAGRLPRSPGKFRIGIAWQGNPDHQADLFRSVPLKEFECLSQIPEVELVSFQTGQGTEQLQQWQGSSAVLSLGPQIDQTGGAFMDTAAIMETLDLVISSDTSIAHLAGGLNVPTWIALGFVPDWRWMLAREDSPWYPSIRLFRQAKIGDWQTVFERMASEVKRIVVSRGT; encoded by the coding sequence ATGAACACCTCCCACCAAAACGCGCTGCAACGGGGCTGGCAATTTCACCAGCAAAAGCATTTTGCGCACGCTGAACGCATCTATCGCGCCGTGCTGCAAGAGGATTCCCAGAACGCCAATGCATGGTGCTACCTCGGTATCGCCTTGCATGATCAACGCGATTATCCTGCAGCGGTCGCGGCCTACCGGCAGGCCCTGCAGTTGCATCCCGAGTTTCCTATCGCGCTGAATAACCTCGGCAACTCGCTCCGCTACGTTGGGGAATTCGAAGAGTCCGATCGATCGTTTCAACATGCAATCGATCTCAAACCAGACTATTTCAACGCCTACAAGAATCGTGGCACTCTGCATGTGTGGACCGGCCAGCTCGACAAGGGCCTGCTGTACTACCAGCAAGCTCTGGAGTTGAATCCCAATGACGCTGAATTGCACCGGAACTTAGGGGTTATCTACCTATTGCAAGGCCGCTTTGCCGAAGGTTGGGCCGAGTATCGATGGCGTTGGAAAGTTGGGGATCTGCATCGGCCGCAAATAGCTGCTCCGGTCTGGAACGGCCAAGATCTCCGTGGCAAGTCGATCCTGCTCACTGCCGAACAGGGACTGGGGGATACACTCCACTTCGTCCGCATGGCCAACCTGCTCAGACAGCATGGAGCGCAGACATTGATTTATTGCCAGGCACCCTTGGTCGCCCTGTTGCAGCAATCGGCCGAATTGGGCCCCGTCTTTCCCAATAGTCTGCAGCCAGAGGGAAGATTTGATTTTCAATGCTCGCTTCTCGATGTGGCCGACGTTCTCCAAATTCGTGCAGACAACGTTCCCGCAACACTGCCCTATCTGCACGCATCGGAGCATCTTAGGTCTTACTGGGCGGGGCGGCTGCCAAGATCACCGGGGAAGTTTCGAATAGGCATTGCCTGGCAAGGCAATCCCGATCATCAAGCAGACCTGTTTCGCAGCGTACCCTTAAAAGAGTTCGAGTGCCTCAGCCAAATTCCCGAAGTGGAGCTGGTCAGTTTTCAGACGGGGCAGGGGACCGAACAATTGCAGCAGTGGCAGGGTTCATCAGCGGTCTTGTCCTTGGGGCCTCAGATTGACCAAACCGGAGGTGCTTTCATGGATACAGCAGCCATCATGGAGACACTCGATTTGGTCATCAGTAGTGATACTTCCATCGCGCACCTAGCCGGAGGGCTCAATGTGCCGACCTGGATCGCTTTGGGCTTTGTACCCGATTGGCGGTGGATGCTAGCGCGAGAGGACTCTCCCTGGTATCCAAGCATTCGCTTGTTCCGACAGGCAAAGATTGGGGATTGGCAGACGGTGTTCGAACGCATGGCTAGCGAAGTGAAGCGGATCGTGGTTTCCAGGGGGACTTGA